In Pseudomonas sp. MM213, a genomic segment contains:
- the ureA gene encoding urease subunit gamma: protein MDLTPREKDKLLIFTAGLVAERRLARGVKLNYPEAMAYISAALLEGARDGQTVAELMHFGTTLLSREQVMEGIPEMIPEIQVEATFPDGTKLVTVHQPIA, encoded by the coding sequence ATGGACCTGACCCCACGCGAAAAAGACAAGCTGCTGATCTTCACCGCCGGCCTCGTGGCCGAGCGGCGTTTGGCGCGCGGCGTGAAACTCAACTACCCGGAAGCCATGGCCTACATCTCCGCAGCGCTGCTCGAAGGCGCGCGTGACGGCCAGACGGTGGCCGAGCTGATGCACTTCGGCACCACCCTGCTCAGCCGCGAACAAGTGATGGAAGGCATCCCGGAAATGATCCCGGAGATCCAGGTCGAAGCCACCTTCCCCGACGGGACCAAACTGGTCACCGTCCACCAACCCATCGCCTGA
- a CDS encoding urease accessory protein UreD — protein sequence MNLPAHTTLFTPSWHAELELGYARFGDTTRPVQRRHKGPLRVQKHLYAEGPEVCQHIIVHPPGGIASGDRLDISASVGRDAWAQITSPGAAKWYRAAGPAYQQLSLKVAAGATLEWLPQETIIFSAAQAELSTCIDLEGDARLFYWDVVALGRPASGERFDLGHFQAQLDIRRDGQLLWHERQRIVGDDGLLDSPIGLDGQPVFATLLVTGEIDSELLETCRSLPNDVRGDLTQLPGLLVARCLASEALLARGWLIDLWRLLRPALLGREAVPPRIWST from the coding sequence ATGAATTTACCTGCCCACACAACGCTGTTCACGCCTAGCTGGCACGCCGAGCTGGAACTGGGCTACGCCCGATTTGGCGACACCACGCGCCCGGTTCAGCGTCGGCATAAAGGGCCGTTGCGGGTGCAAAAACATCTGTACGCCGAAGGGCCCGAGGTTTGCCAGCACATCATCGTGCATCCGCCCGGCGGGATTGCCAGCGGTGATCGGCTGGACATCAGCGCCAGCGTTGGCCGCGATGCGTGGGCCCAAATCACCAGCCCCGGCGCGGCCAAGTGGTATCGGGCGGCAGGCCCCGCCTATCAGCAACTGAGTTTGAAAGTGGCGGCCGGCGCGACACTGGAGTGGTTGCCGCAAGAGACGATCATTTTCAGCGCCGCCCAAGCGGAGCTCAGCACCTGCATCGACCTTGAAGGCGATGCGCGGTTGTTTTACTGGGACGTCGTCGCCTTGGGTCGTCCGGCCAGTGGCGAGCGCTTTGACCTCGGGCATTTTCAGGCGCAGCTGGATATCCGCCGCGACGGCCAGTTGCTCTGGCACGAACGCCAGCGCATTGTCGGTGATGACGGGTTGCTCGATTCGCCGATTGGCCTGGATGGGCAACCGGTGTTTGCGACGTTGTTGGTGACGGGGGAGATTGACAGTGAACTGCTGGAAACCTGTCGCTCGCTGCCCAATGACGTACGCGGGGATTTGACGCAGTTGCCGGGCCTGTTAGTGGCTCGGTGCCTGGCCAGCGAGGCGCTGTTGGCGCGAGGCTGGTTGATTGATTTGTGGCGATTGCTCAGGCCTGCGTTGCTCGGTCGAGAAGCCGTCCCACCCAGAATATGGAGCACCTGA
- the urtE gene encoding urea ABC transporter ATP-binding subunit UrtE: protein MLQVDKLHQYYGGSHILRGLTFDVKVGEVTCLLGRNGVGKTTLLKCLMGLLPAKEGAVNWEGKPITTFKPHQRVHAGIAYVPQGREIFGRLTVEENLLMGLSRFPGSEAKEVPAFIYELFPVLLQMKQRRGGDLSGGQQQQLAIGRALASRPRLLILDEPTEGIQPSVIKEIGAVIKKLAARGDMAILLVEQFYDFAAELADQYLVMSRGEIVQQGRGENMEAEGVRGLVTI from the coding sequence ATGCTGCAAGTCGACAAGCTGCACCAGTACTACGGCGGTAGCCACATCCTGCGCGGCCTGACGTTTGACGTGAAGGTCGGTGAAGTCACCTGCCTGCTCGGGCGCAACGGTGTGGGCAAGACCACGCTGCTCAAATGCCTGATGGGTTTGCTGCCGGCCAAAGAAGGCGCGGTGAACTGGGAAGGCAAACCGATCACCACGTTCAAGCCACACCAGCGGGTGCATGCCGGGATCGCTTACGTGCCTCAGGGCCGGGAGATTTTCGGTCGGCTGACGGTGGAGGAAAACCTGCTGATGGGCCTGTCGCGGTTTCCGGGCAGCGAAGCGAAAGAAGTCCCGGCGTTCATCTACGAGCTCTTCCCGGTGTTGCTGCAAATGAAGCAACGACGCGGCGGTGACCTGTCTGGTGGCCAACAGCAGCAACTGGCAATCGGCCGGGCGCTGGCCAGCCGTCCTCGGCTGCTGATCCTCGACGAGCCGACCGAGGGCATCCAGCCGTCGGTGATCAAGGAGATCGGCGCGGTCATCAAGAAGCTTGCGGCACGCGGCGACATGGCGATTCTGCTGGTGGAGCAGTTCTACGATTTCGCCGCTGAACTGGCGGATCAATACCTGGTGATGTCCCGCGGCGAGATCGTGCAGCAGGGCCGCGGCGAAAATATGGAAGCCGAGGGTGTGCGCGGTCTGGTTACGATCTAA
- the urtD gene encoding urea ABC transporter ATP-binding protein UrtD has product MRVTATAEFMLEPAFYPPQPNKDAGTSRDAIGLGQRVGPGLNTRHGTILTLEDISVSFDGFKALNDLNLYIGVGELRCIIGPNGAGKTTLMDVITGKTRPSHGKAWFGETLDLTQMSEVQIAQAGIGRKFQKPTVFEALSVFENLELAQKTDKSVWASLRARLSGEQKDRISEVLETIRLTTSVNRPAGLLSHGQKQFLEIGMLLMQDPQLLLLDEPVAGMTDAETEFTAELFKSLAGKHSLMVVEHDMGFVGSIADHVTVLHQGSVLAEGSLEQVQDNERVIEVYLGR; this is encoded by the coding sequence ATGAGAGTGACTGCGACGGCTGAATTCATGCTTGAACCGGCTTTCTACCCACCGCAGCCGAACAAGGACGCCGGCACCAGCCGCGATGCCATCGGCCTCGGGCAACGCGTCGGCCCCGGCCTGAATACCCGCCACGGCACCATCCTGACCCTGGAAGACATCAGCGTCAGCTTCGATGGTTTCAAGGCACTGAACGATTTGAACCTGTACATCGGCGTCGGCGAATTGCGCTGCATCATCGGTCCCAACGGCGCGGGCAAAACCACGCTGATGGACGTGATCACCGGCAAGACGCGCCCCAGCCATGGCAAAGCCTGGTTCGGTGAAACCCTCGATCTGACGCAGATGAGCGAGGTGCAAATTGCTCAGGCCGGCATCGGTCGCAAGTTTCAGAAGCCGACGGTGTTTGAAGCGTTGAGCGTGTTTGAAAACCTTGAGCTGGCGCAGAAAACCGACAAGTCGGTGTGGGCCAGCCTGCGGGCTCGCCTGAGTGGCGAACAGAAAGATCGCATCAGCGAAGTGCTGGAGACCATTCGCCTGACCACCTCGGTCAATCGCCCGGCGGGCCTGTTGTCCCACGGGCAGAAGCAGTTTCTGGAGATCGGCATGTTGTTGATGCAAGACCCGCAATTACTGCTGCTCGACGAACCCGTGGCGGGCATGACCGATGCCGAAACCGAATTCACCGCCGAGCTGTTCAAGAGCCTGGCGGGCAAGCATTCGCTGATGGTGGTGGAGCACGACATGGGGTTTGTCGGCTCGATTGCCGACCACGTCACCGTGTTGCACCAGGGCAGCGTGCTGGCCGAAGGCTCGCTGGAGCAGGTACAGGATAACGAGCGGGTGATCGAGGTGTACCTCGGTCGCTGA
- the urtC gene encoding urea ABC transporter permease subunit UrtC, producing the protein MNQPLMLTASQKAGPKVTIAVGAVILVLLLTLPLLSLLSPDSAFHVSAYTLTLVGKILCYAIVALALDLVWGYAGLLSLGHGLFFALGGYAMGMYLMRQASGDALPAFMTFLSWTELPWYWTGTSSFLWSMCLVVLAPGLLALVFGFFAFRSRIKGVYFSIMTQALTFAGMLLFFRNETGFGGNNGFTNFRTILGFGITEPGTRAVLFFATVVLLVASLFIGWRLAQSKFGRVLTALRDAENRLMFCGYDPRGFKLFVWVLSAVLCGLAGALYVPQVGIINPSEMSPTNSIEAAVWVALGGRGTLIGPLLGAGVVNGMKSWFTVAFPEYWLFFLGALFIVVTLYLPKGVIGLLKKRGDQ; encoded by the coding sequence ATGAACCAGCCCCTGATGCTCACGGCCAGCCAAAAGGCCGGCCCCAAAGTCACGATTGCCGTCGGTGCGGTGATCCTTGTTTTGCTGTTGACGTTGCCGCTGCTGTCGCTGTTGTCGCCAGACAGCGCCTTCCATGTCTCGGCCTACACGCTGACCCTGGTGGGCAAGATTCTTTGCTACGCCATCGTCGCCCTCGCCCTCGATCTGGTCTGGGGTTACGCCGGCCTGCTGTCCCTCGGTCACGGCCTGTTCTTCGCCCTCGGCGGTTATGCGATGGGCATGTACCTGATGCGCCAGGCGTCGGGCGATGCCTTGCCGGCGTTCATGACCTTCCTGTCGTGGACCGAATTGCCGTGGTACTGGACCGGCACCAGCAGCTTTCTCTGGTCGATGTGCCTGGTGGTGTTGGCGCCTGGATTGCTGGCGTTGGTGTTCGGCTTCTTTGCCTTCCGCTCGCGGATCAAAGGCGTGTATTTCTCGATCATGACCCAGGCCTTGACCTTCGCCGGGATGCTGCTGTTTTTCCGCAACGAAACCGGGTTTGGCGGCAACAATGGCTTCACCAACTTCCGCACCATTCTTGGCTTTGGCATCACCGAACCGGGGACGCGTGCGGTGTTGTTTTTCGCCACGGTGGTGTTGCTGGTGGCAAGCCTGTTCATTGGCTGGCGTCTGGCGCAAAGCAAATTCGGTCGAGTGCTGACCGCGCTGCGCGACGCCGAAAACCGCTTGATGTTCTGCGGTTACGATCCACGGGGTTTCAAGCTGTTTGTCTGGGTCTTGAGCGCCGTGTTGTGCGGTCTCGCGGGGGCGCTGTACGTGCCGCAAGTCGGCATCATCAACCCGAGCGAAATGTCGCCGACCAACTCCATCGAGGCCGCCGTCTGGGTCGCACTCGGTGGTCGCGGCACGCTGATCGGTCCGTTGCTCGGTGCCGGCGTGGTCAACGGCATGAAGAGCTGGTTCACCGTGGCGTTCCCCGAATACTGGCTGTTCTTCCTCGGCGCGCTGTTCATCGTCGTGACCTTGTACCTGCCCAAAGGCGTGATCGGCCTGCTGAAGAAAAGGGGTGACCAATGA
- the urtB gene encoding urea ABC transporter permease subunit UrtB translates to MPTAFYRFILTLALLLPMATHAGDAEDFVAANPVQQAKLLEAWAAQPDPARIELINALQQGELTVDGQPKTLRLNNRLRGLIDTALASHQLLATDAKTRLAAAQQLQKNAKPAQLKFLDQQLAGEHDENVHAALSLALANLQLVDTDPAVRLAAVRLLGETGDPLARTRLESLLEPGVEADANVRTAAETSLAQVKRKLLIGEMLGQAFSGMSLGSILLLAALGLAITFGLLGVINMAHGEMLMLGAYSTYVVQLLFQRFAPQAIEFYPLIALPVAFFVTAAIGMALERTVIRHLYGRPLETLLATWGISLMLIQLVRLVFGAQNVEVANPAWLSGGIQVLPNLVLPYNRIVIIAFALFVVVLTWLLLNKTRLGLNVRAVTQNRNMAACCGVPTGRVDMLAFGLGSGIAGLGGVALSQIGNVGPDLGQSYIIDSFLVVVLGGVGQLAGSVLAAFGLGIANKILEPQIGAVLGKILILALIILFIQKRPQGLFALKGRVID, encoded by the coding sequence ATGCCCACCGCTTTTTACCGTTTCATCCTTACCCTCGCGTTGCTGTTGCCGATGGCCACGCATGCCGGCGACGCCGAAGACTTCGTCGCCGCCAACCCTGTGCAGCAAGCCAAACTGCTGGAAGCCTGGGCCGCGCAGCCCGACCCGGCCCGAATCGAACTGATCAACGCCCTGCAACAAGGCGAGTTGACGGTCGACGGCCAACCGAAAACCTTGCGCCTGAACAATCGCCTGCGGGGTCTGATCGACACCGCGCTGGCCAGCCATCAATTGCTCGCCACCGACGCTAAAACCCGTCTGGCCGCCGCGCAGCAATTGCAGAAAAACGCAAAACCGGCGCAGCTGAAATTCCTCGACCAGCAACTGGCTGGCGAACACGACGAAAACGTTCACGCCGCGCTCAGCCTCGCGCTGGCCAATCTGCAACTGGTGGACACCGACCCGGCCGTACGCCTTGCCGCTGTGCGCCTGCTCGGTGAAACCGGCGATCCACTGGCTCGCACTCGACTGGAGAGTTTGCTGGAGCCGGGTGTCGAAGCCGACGCCAATGTGCGCACGGCTGCCGAAACCAGTCTGGCCCAAGTCAAACGCAAACTGCTGATCGGCGAGATGCTCGGTCAGGCCTTCAGCGGCATGTCCCTCGGTTCGATCCTGCTGCTTGCGGCGCTCGGGCTGGCGATCACTTTCGGCCTGCTCGGCGTGATCAATATGGCCCACGGTGAGATGCTGATGCTCGGCGCCTACTCGACCTACGTCGTGCAGTTGCTGTTCCAGCGCTTTGCCCCGCAAGCCATCGAGTTCTACCCATTGATCGCGTTGCCGGTGGCGTTTTTCGTCACGGCCGCGATTGGCATGGCGCTGGAACGCACAGTGATTCGCCACCTCTACGGCCGCCCACTGGAGACCCTGCTCGCCACGTGGGGTATCAGCCTGATGCTGATCCAGCTTGTCCGATTGGTGTTCGGCGCGCAGAACGTCGAAGTGGCCAACCCGGCGTGGTTGTCGGGTGGGATCCAGGTGTTGCCGAACCTGGTGCTGCCGTACAACCGCATCGTGATTATCGCCTTCGCTCTGTTCGTGGTGGTGCTGACCTGGCTGCTGTTGAACAAGACACGCCTGGGCCTGAACGTGCGCGCCGTCACTCAGAACCGCAACATGGCCGCCTGCTGCGGGGTGCCCACCGGGCGTGTGGACATGCTCGCCTTCGGCCTCGGCTCGGGCATCGCCGGCCTTGGCGGCGTGGCGCTGAGTCAGATCGGCAACGTCGGCCCGGACCTCGGCCAGAGCTACATCATCGACTCGTTCCTGGTGGTGGTGCTCGGCGGCGTCGGGCAGTTGGCCGGTAGCGTGCTCGCCGCGTTCGGGCTGGGCATCGCCAACAAGATTCTCGAACCGCAGATCGGCGCCGTACTCGGCAAGATCCTGATCCTCGCGTTGATCATTCTGTTCATCCAGAAACGTCCGCAAGGCCTCTTCGCACTGAAAGGACGGGTGATCGACTGA
- the urtA gene encoding urea ABC transporter substrate-binding protein, with amino-acid sequence MKRRSLIKAFTLTASIAAMGMTWTVQAAETIKVGILHSLSGTMAISETSLKDMALMTIDEINAKGGVNGKMLEPVVVDPASNWPLFAEKGRQLLTQDKVAVVFGCWTSVSRKSVLPVFEELNGLLFYPVQYEGEEMSPNVFYTGAAPNQQAIPAVEYLMSEEGGAAKRYFLLGTDYVYPRTTNKILRSFLHSKGVADKDIEEVYTPFGHSDYQTIVANIKKFSAGGKTAVISTVNGDSNVPFYKELANQGLKATDVPVVAFSVGEEELRGIDTKPLVGNLAAWNYFESVENPANKKFVADWKAYAKKHNLPGADKAVTNDPMEATYVGIHMWAQAAEKAKSTDVDKVREALAGQTFAAPSGYTLTMDKTNHHLHKPVMIGEIQADGQFNVVWQTEGPIRAQPWSPFIPGNDKKPEYAVKSN; translated from the coding sequence ATGAAGCGTCGCAGCTTGATCAAGGCTTTTACACTCACGGCAAGCATTGCCGCGATGGGCATGACCTGGACTGTCCAGGCCGCCGAGACCATCAAGGTCGGTATTCTGCATTCGTTGTCCGGCACCATGGCGATCTCCGAAACGTCCTTGAAAGACATGGCGTTGATGACCATCGACGAGATCAACGCCAAGGGCGGCGTGAACGGCAAGATGCTGGAACCGGTGGTGGTCGACCCGGCGTCGAACTGGCCGCTGTTCGCAGAAAAGGGTCGTCAGTTGCTAACCCAGGACAAGGTCGCCGTGGTGTTCGGTTGCTGGACCTCGGTGTCGCGTAAATCGGTGCTGCCGGTGTTCGAAGAGCTCAACGGCCTGCTGTTCTACCCGGTGCAGTACGAAGGCGAAGAGATGTCGCCGAACGTGTTCTACACCGGCGCCGCGCCGAACCAACAGGCGATTCCGGCAGTCGAGTACCTGATGAGCGAAGAAGGCGGCGCTGCCAAGCGTTACTTCCTGCTCGGAACCGACTACGTCTACCCGCGCACCACCAACAAGATCCTGCGTTCGTTCCTGCATTCCAAAGGCGTGGCCGACAAGGACATCGAAGAGGTCTACACCCCGTTCGGTCACAGCGACTATCAAACCATCGTCGCCAACATCAAGAAATTCTCGGCCGGTGGCAAGACTGCGGTCATCTCCACGGTCAATGGCGATTCCAACGTGCCGTTCTATAAAGAGCTGGCCAACCAGGGCCTGAAAGCCACCGACGTTCCGGTCGTGGCGTTCTCGGTGGGTGAAGAAGAACTGCGTGGCATCGACACCAAACCGCTGGTGGGCAACCTCGCGGCGTGGAACTACTTTGAGTCGGTGGAGAACCCGGCGAACAAGAAATTCGTCGCCGACTGGAAAGCCTACGCGAAGAAACACAACCTGCCGGGCGCCGACAAAGCGGTGACCAACGACCCGATGGAAGCCACCTACGTCGGCATCCACATGTGGGCGCAAGCGGCCGAGAAAGCCAAATCCACCGACGTCGACAAAGTCCGCGAAGCCCTCGCTGGCCAGACCTTTGCTGCACCGTCCGGCTACACCCTGACCATGGACAAGACCAACCACCACCTGCACAAGCCGGTGATGATCGGCGAGATTCAGGCGGACGGTCAGTTCAACGTGGTATGGCAGACCGAAGGCCCGATCCGTGCCCAGCCGTGGAGCCCGTTCATTCCTGGCAACGACAAGAAGCCGGAGTATGCGGTGAAGAGCAACTAA
- a CDS encoding FecCD family ABC transporter permease: MINRRYALLLIALGALLLVSCVVSLGFGPARVPVDVVWRILLHKVFGFGEVSWTAGQEHIVWLIRVPRMLLGALVGAGLALIGAVLQAVTRNPLADPHLLGVTSGATLGAVIVVLHVGEIVGLLTLPIAAFIGALLSMLIVLMIANRNGRLDSDRLLLCGVAVSFVMMAIANLLLFLGDHRASSAVMFWMLGGLGLARWELLAVPAASVLLGLVLLLGMARPLNALMAGEQTAVTLGLNARTVRLRVFLIASLMTGVLVSISGSIGFVGLMVPHIARRLVGAEHRRLLPVCVLLGSIFLVWVDVAARTLIAPEDLPIGVATAAIGGLFFIGLMRRR; this comes from the coding sequence ATGATCAATCGTCGCTACGCCCTGTTGCTGATTGCCCTCGGCGCGTTGTTGCTGGTGTCATGCGTGGTGTCGCTGGGCTTCGGCCCGGCGCGGGTGCCGGTGGACGTGGTGTGGCGCATTTTGCTGCACAAGGTGTTCGGTTTTGGCGAGGTGAGCTGGACGGCCGGGCAGGAGCACATCGTGTGGCTGATCCGCGTGCCGCGCATGTTGCTTGGCGCCTTGGTCGGTGCCGGCCTGGCGCTGATCGGCGCAGTGCTGCAAGCGGTGACGCGCAATCCGCTGGCCGATCCGCACCTGCTCGGCGTGACCTCCGGCGCCACCCTCGGCGCGGTGATCGTGGTGCTGCATGTCGGTGAAATTGTCGGCCTGCTGACGTTGCCGATTGCCGCATTTATTGGCGCGCTGCTGAGCATGCTGATCGTACTGATGATCGCCAACCGCAACGGTCGCCTGGACAGTGATCGGCTGCTGTTGTGCGGTGTGGCGGTGTCGTTCGTGATGATGGCGATCGCTAATCTGCTGCTGTTTCTCGGCGATCACCGCGCCAGTTCGGCGGTGATGTTCTGGATGCTCGGCGGGCTCGGGTTGGCACGCTGGGAATTGCTCGCGGTGCCGGCCGCCAGTGTGCTGCTCGGGCTGGTTTTGTTGCTTGGCATGGCCCGACCGTTGAACGCGTTGATGGCCGGTGAACAGACGGCCGTAACCCTTGGGCTCAACGCCCGCACCGTGCGGTTGCGGGTGTTTTTGATTGCGTCGCTGATGACGGGCGTACTGGTGTCGATCAGTGGCTCCATCGGGTTTGTCGGGCTGATGGTGCCGCACATTGCGCGGCGACTGGTCGGGGCTGAACACCGGCGATTGCTGCCGGTGTGCGTATTGCTGGGGAGTATTTTTCTCGTGTGGGTTGATGTCGCCGCTCGAACGTTGATCGCCCCCGAAGACCTGCCCATCGGCGTGGCCACCGCTGCCATTGGAGGCCTGTTCTTCATCGGCCTCATGCGCCGCCGCTGA